ACTCCATGAGTCCGCTCCGGTAGGCCCAGGCTGCGACCTCCACCCGGTTGCGGGCGCCCAGTTTCTCCTGGACCCGGGCCAGGTGCGTCTTGACCGTGCTGATCGTGACATACAACTCCGAGGCCACCTCCGTGTTGGTGAGCCCGCGCGCGACCGTCCGCACGATGTCCAGTTCACGCGCGGTCAGTCCGCTCTGGCCGTGGTCCCGCCGGGGTGCCTGGGAAGCCGCGAAGTGCTTGAGCAGACGCACCGTGATCTGCGGCGAGACCATCGCGTCACCCCGGGCGGCGGCCCGCACCGCCTCGATCAGCAGTGCCGGTCCCGCGTCCTTGAGCAGGAACCCGACCGCGCCGCCGGTCAGCGCCGCGTGCACGTACTCGTC
This DNA window, taken from Nocardiopsis exhalans, encodes the following:
- a CDS encoding response regulator, whose amino-acid sequence is MTIRVMLADDQQMVRTGFRYMLDAEEGISVVGEAGDGIEAVRLAGELRPDVVLMDIRMPGIDGLEATRRLAGPGVADPLRVVVVTTFDLDEYVHAALTGGAVGFLLKDAGPALLIEAVRAAARGDAMVSPQITVRLLKHFAASQAPRRDHGQSGLTARELDIVRTVARGLTNTEVASELYVTISTVKTHLARVQEKLGARNRVEVAAWAYRSGLME